In Panicum virgatum strain AP13 chromosome 5K, P.virgatum_v5, whole genome shotgun sequence, the genomic window CAATATTTTAAATGAAATACAGGCCTCATTACAACTTGTATCTGGAAAGCATCGCTGTCAATGGTCAAAAGCTACCCATTGATTCCTCCTTGTTTACAACGTCAAATACACAAGGAACAATTGTGGATTCAGGAAcaacattggcataccttgcaGATGGAGCCTATGATCCATTTGTTACTGCGGTGAGTTTCATAGGGCGCGCCCATTTTTTCATAGAAAACCAATACTCGGCGAGTCCGCATTATCTACTTATTTGCGATGTGATTGTTAATTGTCATTATTCATACCTGCAGATAGCTGGTGCAGTCTCTCCATCTGTACGCTCTCTTGTCAGCAAAGGGAACCAATGCTTTCTTACTTCCAGCAGGTTTTATTCTTCTTTCTGGGAATGAACTATGATGTTAACAGCTTTGTCCTTTGATACCCCGAATTTCTTACAAGCTTTGTTTCTATTTGGCAGTGTCGACTCATCATTTCCAACCGTGACCCTTTATTTTAGGGGTGGTGTTGCGATGACGGTTAAGCCAGAGAACTATCTTTTGCAGCAGGCTTCAGTTGTAAGTCAGCTGTATATCTGATTAAATGCTTCTCGGAGACTGTCTCAAGTTTTATAATATCATTTTGGTCATGGTTGCAGGACAACAATGTATTGTGGTGCATTGGTTGGCAAAGGAACCAGGGCCAAGAAATAACTATACTCGGAGGTTAGTCAGTCTAACTCTGGACAGAATTAGCCAATTTAGATTGCATCTAGCTATAAGATTTGAGGGTCTGCTACATGATATGGTTTTATGAAATAAACTAAGCTGTACAAAAGGTAAAGCGTAAGCTGTCCAAACTATAGTTTTTTTTCCCTTAATGTTTGCTGTTGCTCCTATTTCTAATGCAAACATCGACTAGCCAGCAACTCCTATTAGGTTCCAGCTTTACACTGATAACCACTAATGTGCATATATGTCCGGCATGCAAAACCTTTCTGGAGCCTAATTGTTTTCTCTTTGGTGCTAACGATGTGGCCCCTCTTGTCCCAGATCTTGTCTTAAAAGATAAGATATTCGTGTACGACTTGGCGAACATGCGCATGGGCTGGGCTGATTACGACTGTAAGCATACATTCCTTGAGGCCACCAGTtcttctagttttttttttcagcccCTCTTCACCTTCTCTGCGATTAACACTATGCCTTTGGCAGGTTCGATGCCGGTGAACGTCACCACATCGTCAGGGAAGAACCAGTACGTGAACACTGGGCAGTACGACGTGAACGGCTCCACGCGGCGCGCGTCGTACAAGAGCTTGATACCAGCCGGGATCGCCGCCATGGTTGTGCATATGCTCGTTTTCGGTGGCGGCGTCTCGCGTAGATAGCAGTGCAGGCAGGGTTACTGACAATGTGATTCGATTCTTTATTGCGTTGGTGTATTCAGAGCTGAGAGACGCCGCCGTCTCTGCTGCCCCTAGTCAGTCGTCAGTTCCACGGGCGGAGAAGAGCTGCCGTGACCTGAGCATTCTTACTGTACATCCGGTTGATTAAAACCCGCCCCCGTTTGCTGCCTCCTCCGCGCTCCCCGCCAAAAAGCGGACGCGTGTTGAGTCGCGCGAGCCCCGGCTGTTATGCTAAAAAGCCCTTTAATATTCCAGAAATTACAACTAAACCAAACTCATCCCTGCAGCACAGTACGCACgttcttttttttcaaatagACCCCCAAACTAATATTTATTTCTacacaaagaagaagaaatctgaTAAACTGTCATTTTTGCAAACTCCCCCTCGAGGCACTTTTGCATTGACCCCCTCCCACCGTTCCCAACCCTAGCCCCATCactctcctccccgccgccgccctctccctctctgctctcttcctccccgccgccgcctccccttcctttcccttccc contains:
- the LOC120708242 gene encoding aspartic proteinase 36-like isoform X3, yielding MILPMLAVCRLYFTHVKLGNPAKEFFVQIDTGSDILWVTCSPCTGCPTSSGLNIQLESFSPDTSSTSSRITCSDDRCTAALQTGEAVCQTSDSSSSPCGYTFTYGDGSGTSGYYVSDTMYFDTVMGNEQTANSSASIVFGCSNSQSGDLTKADRAVDGIFGFGQHQLSVISQLNSLGVSPRVFSHCLKGSDNGGGILVLGEIVEPGLVYTPLVPSQPHYNLYLESIAVNGQKLPIDSSLFTTSNTQGTIVDSGTTLAYLADGAYDPFVTAIAGAVSPSVRSLVSKGNQCFLTSSSVDSSFPTVTLYFRGGVAMTVKPENYLLQQASVDNNVLWCIGWQRNQGQEITILGDLVLKDKIFVYDLANMRMGWADYDCSMPVNVTTSSGKNQYVNTGQYDVNGSTRRASYKSLIPAGIAAMVVHMLVFGGGVSRR